One window from the genome of Enterobacter asburiae encodes:
- a CDS encoding ABC transporter substrate-binding protein: MSNTFRISLLTATVLFSASALSALPQGYPAEYQKVVDAATKEGKVVIYSTTDIKAAGPLIQGFEKTYPGIKVEYNDMNSTELYNRFISEQASGGVSGDVVWSSSMDTGLKLATDYAMEYKSPEQSQLPKWAVWKDKAYGTTYEPVVFIYNKRLIPAGDVPDSHAALAKLIASQTDKFKGKVTTYDIEKSGLGFMLSVQDHNADPNYFKTLADVAKGGLSVQSSTGTMMERVSSGENLIGFNILGSYAEARAKNDPSLGISYPKDYTLVLSRVSFISQQSQNSNAAKLWLDYVLSEQGQNILANQADIPSIRNDIEGKNDIDGLTKILGNALKPIPVDETLLEYLQPKKRLEYIKEWRTAAGK; this comes from the coding sequence ATGTCGAACACGTTCCGAATTTCTCTGCTTACCGCTACTGTACTGTTCTCTGCTTCTGCACTGTCTGCCCTGCCGCAGGGCTATCCTGCTGAGTATCAAAAAGTGGTTGATGCCGCAACGAAAGAGGGCAAGGTTGTTATTTACTCCACCACTGACATCAAAGCCGCCGGGCCGCTGATTCAGGGCTTCGAAAAAACCTACCCGGGCATCAAAGTTGAATACAACGACATGAACAGCACCGAGCTGTACAACCGTTTTATCAGCGAACAGGCCTCCGGCGGTGTGAGCGGCGACGTGGTCTGGAGCTCCTCTATGGACACGGGCCTGAAGCTCGCCACCGACTACGCCATGGAGTACAAATCTCCGGAGCAAAGCCAGCTGCCGAAATGGGCGGTCTGGAAGGATAAGGCTTACGGCACCACCTATGAGCCGGTGGTCTTTATCTACAACAAGCGCCTGATCCCGGCCGGCGACGTGCCGGATTCTCACGCCGCGCTGGCGAAGCTGATTGCCAGCCAGACGGACAAATTCAAGGGCAAAGTCACCACCTACGACATCGAAAAATCGGGTCTGGGCTTTATGCTCTCGGTTCAGGATCACAACGCCGATCCTAATTACTTTAAGACCCTGGCCGACGTCGCCAAAGGTGGCTTATCGGTGCAGTCGTCTACCGGCACCATGATGGAGCGCGTCTCCTCCGGTGAAAACCTGATCGGCTTCAACATCCTCGGTTCCTACGCGGAAGCGCGTGCGAAGAACGATCCGTCGCTCGGCATCTCCTATCCAAAAGATTACACCCTGGTGCTGTCTCGCGTGTCGTTCATCAGCCAGCAATCGCAAAACAGCAACGCCGCGAAGCTGTGGCTGGACTATGTGCTGTCTGAACAAGGGCAAAACATTCTGGCCAATCAGGCGGACATTCCCTCCATTCGTAACGATATCGAAGGGAAAAATGATATCGACGGCCTGACCAAAATCCTCGGCAACGCGCTGAAGCCAATTCCGGTTGATGAAACGCTGCTGGAATACCTGCAGCCGAAAAAACGCCTGGAGTACATCAAAGAGTGGCGTACCGCCGCCGGTAAATAA
- a CDS encoding ATP-binding protein, protein MKRRLSFQVKLFLALVCFSCLLLVLLGTILFHFIDRQLHHDLGQRARVQASQIALMPGLAAMVAARDIPGIARLIQPLRAESDASYIVIGDTEEQHLYHSESPERINLPMIGGDNAEVLKGKTIISVRQGGIGVSLRSKAPIFNAQHQVIGIVSVGYLTSYIANINARILWQSGLYGAGLLLLLFIFSWLFTRNLKKQMFRLEPKDIAQLVLQQRALLEAMYEGVFAVNGEKQLILINRAAREMLDIRQSEKELIGKPLEDILQTSPGFLSQRYASVSSGSHDQIAVLNQREVIVNRVAIEVEPGVESGWVYSFRDKNDINTLSSQLSQIKRYADNLRIMRHEQLNWTATLVGLLQMKHYDEAIRYIQVQSEGAQRVLDFVSAHFVSPALCGLLLGKYVSAREKGIELLFDPACQLTRMPAALSETELMSIIGNLLDNAVEATLNAPVHAPVELYISDRNQELLIEVADRGCGVDDAMKPHIFRHGFSSKPDSENDIVGTEHGIGLFLVAGYIDKAGGSIEIADNTPQGTIFSVFIPNGQQHDPTT, encoded by the coding sequence ATGAAACGCAGACTCTCTTTTCAGGTAAAGCTGTTTTTAGCGCTGGTGTGCTTCTCCTGCCTGCTGTTAGTTCTGCTGGGAACAATCCTGTTTCATTTTATTGACCGACAGCTCCATCACGATCTCGGCCAGCGCGCCCGGGTTCAGGCCAGCCAGATCGCGCTGATGCCGGGTCTGGCGGCAATGGTAGCGGCCAGAGATATTCCGGGAATAGCCCGGTTAATTCAGCCGCTGCGCGCCGAAAGCGATGCCAGCTACATTGTGATTGGCGATACCGAGGAACAGCACCTTTATCATTCGGAATCCCCGGAGCGTATTAATTTACCGATGATCGGCGGGGATAATGCGGAGGTGTTAAAGGGGAAAACCATTATTTCCGTGCGTCAGGGCGGGATTGGCGTGTCGCTACGCAGCAAAGCCCCCATCTTCAACGCGCAGCATCAGGTGATTGGTATTGTCTCGGTCGGCTATCTGACCTCCTATATTGCCAACATTAACGCCCGCATTCTCTGGCAGTCCGGGTTGTACGGCGCAGGCCTTCTGCTCCTGCTGTTTATTTTCTCCTGGCTGTTTACCCGCAACCTCAAAAAACAGATGTTCCGACTGGAGCCAAAAGATATCGCTCAGCTGGTTTTACAGCAGCGCGCGCTATTAGAAGCCATGTACGAAGGGGTATTTGCCGTCAACGGTGAGAAGCAGCTGATTTTAATTAACCGCGCGGCACGAGAAATGCTGGATATTCGGCAAAGTGAGAAAGAACTTATCGGTAAACCGCTGGAAGACATTCTGCAGACGTCGCCGGGCTTTTTATCCCAGCGCTACGCCTCGGTGAGCAGCGGGAGCCACGACCAGATTGCGGTGCTGAACCAGCGCGAGGTGATCGTCAACCGCGTAGCGATTGAGGTCGAACCGGGCGTTGAAAGCGGCTGGGTGTACAGCTTTCGCGACAAAAATGACATTAACACGCTCAGCAGCCAGCTTAGTCAGATCAAACGCTATGCGGATAACCTGCGCATTATGCGCCACGAACAGCTGAACTGGACCGCCACGCTGGTGGGGTTGCTGCAGATGAAACACTATGACGAGGCGATCCGTTACATCCAGGTGCAGTCAGAAGGCGCGCAGCGCGTGCTGGATTTTGTCTCTGCCCATTTTGTCTCACCGGCGCTGTGCGGGCTGCTGCTCGGAAAATACGTCAGCGCGCGCGAAAAAGGCATCGAGCTGCTGTTTGATCCCGCCTGCCAGCTCACCCGCATGCCTGCCGCGCTGAGTGAAACGGAGCTGATGTCCATTATTGGTAATCTGCTGGATAACGCCGTGGAGGCGACCCTCAACGCGCCGGTCCACGCGCCTGTAGAACTCTATATTTCTGACCGTAACCAGGAACTGCTGATCGAGGTAGCCGATCGGGGCTGCGGGGTGGACGATGCGATGAAGCCGCATATTTTCCGCCATGGGTTCAGCAGCAAACCCGACAGCGAAAACGATATTGTGGGTACCGAGCACGGTATTGGCCTGTTTCTGGTGGCAGGATATATCGACAAGGCTGGTGGCAGTATTGAGATTGCCGACAACACGCCGCAGGGCACTATTTTTTCTGTGTTTATACCGAATGGGCAACAGCATGACCCGACCACTTGA
- the actS gene encoding amidase activator ActS gives MFAGSLTRNPITAIFCLTLTLLLAGCSGSKSSDMGSYSGSVYTVKRGDTLYRISRATGTSVKDLARLNNLSPPYTIEVGQQLKVSGGSSAGKKSSSKGKTAKVTPSYQVPQSSWPPVGQRCWIWPASGKVVAPYSLSEGGNKGIDIAAARGTPVYASGAGKVVYVGNQLRGYGNLIMIKHGEDYITAYAHNDTMLVNNGQNVKAGQKIATMGSTGTDAVKLHFQIRYKATAIDPQRYLPAPGSKPKC, from the coding sequence TTGTTTGCAGGAAGCCTGACGAGAAACCCCATCACCGCCATTTTTTGCCTGACGCTGACGCTATTACTGGCGGGCTGTTCGGGGAGCAAATCGTCGGATATGGGTAGCTATTCCGGTTCGGTCTATACCGTTAAGCGCGGGGACACCCTGTATCGAATTTCGCGCGCGACGGGGACCAGCGTGAAGGATCTGGCGCGGCTGAACAATCTCTCACCGCCCTACACCATCGAGGTGGGGCAGCAGCTGAAGGTTAGCGGCGGATCTTCCGCGGGTAAAAAATCCTCTTCGAAAGGCAAAACCGCCAAAGTGACGCCGTCCTATCAGGTACCGCAATCGTCATGGCCGCCGGTTGGACAGCGCTGCTGGATTTGGCCTGCCAGCGGTAAAGTGGTCGCCCCTTACTCACTCTCTGAAGGTGGCAACAAGGGTATTGATATCGCCGCTGCGCGCGGTACGCCGGTTTATGCCTCCGGGGCAGGGAAGGTGGTGTATGTCGGTAATCAGCTGCGCGGTTACGGTAACCTGATCATGATTAAGCATGGTGAAGACTACATCACGGCCTATGCGCACAACGACACGATGCTGGTCAACAACGGGCAGAACGTCAAAGCCGGGCAGAAGATTGCCACCATGGGCAGCACCGGTACGGACGCGGTGAAGCTGCATTTCCAGATTCGCTATAAGGCGACGGCCATCGATCCGCAGCGTTATCTTCCTGCGCCAGGCAGCAAACCGAAGTGCTAA
- a CDS encoding polymorphic toxin type 44 domain-containing protein → MNIVSNMMMARFHRGPSALTYAWFYQQVRGHGPWDYKQRDRQFESFGNFHYGAVGHAAGIPDEVLLRGAGWAQSRAGTTDAAFGNWYGSTPYGDDPNDQYWIRAGIDYAKRTGF, encoded by the coding sequence GTGAATATCGTCAGTAATATGATGATGGCTCGCTTTCATCGTGGCCCGTCAGCCCTCACCTATGCATGGTTTTATCAGCAGGTAAGAGGGCATGGACCATGGGATTACAAACAGCGCGATAGACAGTTCGAGAGTTTTGGAAACTTCCATTACGGGGCTGTTGGTCACGCTGCGGGGATTCCTGACGAAGTATTACTTAGGGGCGCAGGATGGGCGCAAAGTCGCGCAGGAACAACTGATGCGGCTTTTGGTAATTGGTATGGCTCAACGCCTTACGGCGATGATCCTAATGACCAATATTGGATAAGAGCGGGTATCGACTATGCAAAACGCACAGGTTTTTAA
- a CDS encoding response regulator, which produces MTRPLDVVIVEDEPHLAELHREYIEQNFHLRVVGIAASIEQACSLIRQHHPRLILLDNYLPDGKGVELIDNPLLKSYECSVIFITAASDMQTCSHAMRSGAFDYLIKPVFFQRLHASLERFMRFIHTVQQVKVVDQHALDRLFNLPAAEASITPSTKGIEPQTLERIKRLFAEHPDNAMSVEEVVDNVGISKTTGRRYLEYCVESGLISVEMLYGNIGHPRRLYRKAPDKP; this is translated from the coding sequence ATGACCCGACCACTTGACGTTGTGATCGTTGAGGATGAGCCGCACCTGGCGGAGCTGCATCGCGAGTATATTGAGCAAAATTTTCATTTGCGCGTGGTGGGCATCGCCGCGTCGATTGAGCAGGCGTGCAGCCTGATTCGTCAGCATCATCCTCGGCTTATCCTGCTGGACAACTATCTCCCGGATGGTAAAGGCGTGGAGCTCATCGATAACCCGCTGCTGAAAAGCTATGAGTGCTCGGTGATCTTCATCACCGCCGCCAGCGATATGCAGACCTGCAGCCACGCCATGCGCAGCGGCGCGTTTGACTACCTGATTAAGCCGGTCTTTTTCCAGCGCCTGCACGCCTCGCTGGAGCGTTTTATGCGCTTCATCCACACCGTGCAGCAGGTGAAGGTGGTCGACCAGCATGCGCTGGATCGCCTGTTTAATCTGCCTGCCGCGGAAGCCTCCATTACGCCGTCGACGAAAGGCATTGAGCCCCAAACGCTGGAGCGGATTAAACGCCTGTTCGCCGAGCATCCCGACAACGCCATGTCGGTTGAAGAGGTGGTGGATAACGTGGGGATCAGCAAAACCACGGGGCGTCGCTACCTTGAATACTGCGTGGAGAGCGGGCTAATCAGCGTCGAAATGCTGTATGGCAATATTGGTCATCCGCGAAGGTTATACCGCAAAGCGCCCGATAAACCGTAA
- a CDS encoding LysE family translocator produces MEMSIVAGFWVVSFLLIMTPGADWAYAISAGINGRRVVPAVMGLMSGHLLATLVVVAGVGVVIAQHPLALTGLTIAGALYLLWLGIGLLRHPAAPEKATHHAGNWRQWAVKGLCISGLNPKVFLLFLALLPQFTDPTGSWSIAMQMSALGVMHLITCTLVYLLVGYGSKAVLATRPQAARLVSMASGGIMVLIALILLFEQAR; encoded by the coding sequence ATGGAAATGAGTATTGTGGCCGGCTTTTGGGTGGTTTCTTTTCTGCTTATCATGACGCCAGGCGCCGACTGGGCCTACGCCATTAGCGCCGGAATTAACGGGCGACGCGTGGTGCCAGCGGTGATGGGGTTGATGTCCGGGCATCTGTTAGCCACGCTGGTTGTGGTGGCTGGCGTGGGGGTAGTGATTGCTCAACATCCGCTGGCGTTAACCGGGCTGACCATCGCGGGGGCCCTGTATCTCCTGTGGCTTGGCATCGGGTTGTTGCGTCACCCTGCCGCACCGGAAAAGGCCACCCACCATGCGGGAAACTGGAGACAGTGGGCGGTGAAAGGACTCTGTATTAGCGGTCTTAACCCGAAAGTTTTTTTGCTTTTCCTGGCGCTGCTTCCGCAGTTTACCGACCCGACCGGAAGCTGGTCGATAGCAATGCAAATGTCCGCGCTTGGCGTGATGCACCTTATCACCTGTACGCTGGTCTATCTGCTGGTGGGGTATGGTTCGAAAGCGGTGCTGGCGACCCGGCCGCAGGCGGCGCGTCTGGTAAGCATGGCATCAGGAGGGATAATGGTGCTGATCGCGTTGATATTGCTATTTGAGCAGGCGAGATGA
- a CDS encoding Hcp family type VI secretion system effector produces MAIPAYLWLKDDGGADIKGSVDVQDREGSIEITGFSHNLSIPTDGMTGKITGTRKHSAVLIQKEFDSSSPYLYKAVATGQTLKSAEFKWYKINDAGQEAEYFNFLLEGVKVVGVSPVMHDTKDPTKEKHTHLECVELRYEKITWKYCDGNVQFTDAWNERAQA; encoded by the coding sequence ATGGCTATTCCAGCTTACCTATGGCTTAAAGATGACGGCGGCGCAGACATTAAAGGCTCTGTAGACGTTCAAGATCGTGAGGGCAGCATTGAGATCACCGGATTTTCCCATAATCTCAGCATTCCAACGGACGGAATGACGGGAAAGATCACAGGAACCCGCAAGCACTCAGCTGTGCTAATTCAAAAAGAGTTTGATAGTTCATCCCCCTACCTCTATAAAGCCGTAGCCACTGGTCAGACGCTAAAATCTGCTGAGTTCAAATGGTACAAGATCAACGACGCAGGACAGGAAGCGGAATACTTCAACTTCCTGCTTGAAGGCGTAAAAGTTGTCGGCGTTTCGCCAGTGATGCACGACACCAAAGATCCGACCAAAGAGAAGCATACCCACCTTGAGTGCGTAGAACTTCGTTATGAAAAAATCACATGGAAATACTGCGATGGTAACGTGCAGTTCACCGATGCATGGAATGAGAGAGCGCAAGCGTGA
- a CDS encoding Lrp/AsnC family transcriptional regulator encodes MDSIDRKILAELQSDGRLSLTELAERVNLSLSPCHRRVRALEQSGAITGYRASLDPAKMGFNFLAIVFATLKEGDRKAVSAFEAAVEEIPQIVLAQRLFGDPDYLMHVVTRDLSAFQKLYDEKLSAMPGVQHLRSTLVMKTVVQDRPFPL; translated from the coding sequence ATGGATAGCATCGATCGAAAAATTCTTGCTGAGCTACAGTCTGATGGCCGCTTATCCCTGACCGAGCTGGCTGAAAGAGTGAATCTAAGCCTCTCGCCGTGCCATCGTCGCGTGCGGGCGCTGGAGCAAAGCGGGGCCATAACGGGATACCGGGCCAGCCTCGACCCCGCCAAAATGGGATTCAACTTCCTGGCAATAGTGTTTGCGACGCTGAAGGAGGGGGACAGAAAGGCGGTTAGCGCGTTTGAAGCGGCGGTGGAGGAAATTCCGCAGATCGTGCTGGCACAGCGCCTGTTTGGCGATCCCGATTATCTGATGCACGTCGTGACCCGCGACCTGTCGGCTTTCCAGAAGCTCTACGACGAGAAGCTCTCCGCCATGCCTGGCGTGCAGCATCTTCGCTCAACGCTTGTCATGAAAACGGTGGTGCAGGACAGGCCTTTTCCACTGTAA
- a CDS encoding DUF4225 domain-containing protein, which produces MDIALLNRGWNRTWSDTMVNLEARKLVETANRLSAFYLQDGITRIKFVEEIRQVVEKEFETARRAKTDEECISCIKNLRAETDNLQEQERLLRTRAAQLYAKVEFVRENNKIVGYVISAIHIVVSGAALFGGMVMMSTMTPVGVLAGAVLFVDGINGITKEASHLRYGEQSKSEGIFADGAMETAQFMGFSPKSGLALYNTVTLGASVYSIFGLARKPGAWRLFRWLPRDYYRKVDTMSKPKLTMKIAGYGVKAKVIFDLLATDNSIN; this is translated from the coding sequence ATGGATATTGCGCTGCTCAACAGGGGGTGGAACAGAACATGGTCAGATACCATGGTAAATCTGGAAGCCCGGAAACTCGTCGAAACTGCAAATCGGCTATCAGCATTCTATTTGCAAGATGGGATAACACGTATCAAGTTTGTCGAAGAGATAAGGCAGGTCGTAGAGAAAGAATTTGAAACTGCACGACGGGCCAAAACCGATGAAGAATGCATTTCATGCATCAAAAATCTGCGTGCCGAAACAGATAATCTGCAAGAACAAGAACGCTTGTTAAGAACCAGAGCCGCCCAACTTTATGCAAAGGTCGAGTTTGTCAGGGAAAACAATAAAATCGTCGGATACGTGATTTCGGCAATCCATATAGTGGTATCTGGAGCAGCATTATTTGGTGGGATGGTTATGATGTCCACTATGACCCCTGTTGGAGTTCTTGCAGGAGCAGTTTTATTTGTTGATGGTATTAACGGTATAACAAAAGAAGCAAGCCATCTTCGCTATGGTGAACAATCCAAATCGGAAGGAATTTTTGCTGATGGCGCAATGGAGACCGCACAATTTATGGGGTTTAGCCCAAAAAGTGGATTAGCTCTTTATAATACGGTGACTCTAGGGGCGAGTGTCTATAGTATCTTCGGCTTAGCAAGGAAACCCGGAGCTTGGCGATTATTCCGTTGGCTGCCGCGTGATTACTACCGAAAAGTTGACACAATGAGCAAGCCTAAGCTAACGATGAAAATCGCTGGATATGGTGTTAAAGCGAAAGTCATTTTTGATCTTCTGGCTACTGATAACAGTATTAATTAA
- a CDS encoding ABC transporter ATP-binding protein, producing MIELAVDDLHLTYGDNPVLKGVSMNLKRGEVVSLLGPSGSGKTTLLRAVAGLEKPTQGSIVIGNNKVYDGTPRSEIPAEERNLGLVFQSYALWPHKTVFENVAYPLKLRKVPAKEIQQRVQDVLDQLGLGHLGKRHPHQLSGGQQQRVAIGRALVYNPPVILLDEPLSNLDAKLREEARVFLRELIIKLGLSALMVTHDQNEAMSISDRILLLNNGKIEQQGTPQEMYGSPKTLFTAEFMGSNNRLHGKVTEVRDGKARIEGKGWVLWGQAGEGVQSGKEATAVIRVERVAVVEGPGENQLELPLLTSMYLGDRWEYLFRTVGDDFVIRAYGHEVRDPQHCHLSLPEKHVWVFPKG from the coding sequence ATGATTGAATTAGCGGTTGACGATCTGCACTTAACCTACGGCGACAATCCTGTTTTAAAAGGTGTCTCCATGAACCTGAAGCGCGGCGAAGTGGTCTCCCTGTTAGGCCCCTCCGGCAGCGGCAAAACCACCCTGCTGCGTGCCGTCGCGGGTCTGGAAAAACCGACACAGGGGTCGATTGTCATTGGCAACAATAAAGTTTACGACGGCACGCCGCGCAGTGAGATCCCGGCGGAGGAGCGTAACCTGGGGCTGGTGTTCCAGTCCTATGCCCTGTGGCCGCACAAAACCGTGTTTGAGAACGTGGCCTATCCGCTCAAGCTGCGCAAAGTCCCGGCCAAAGAGATCCAGCAGCGCGTGCAGGACGTGCTGGACCAGCTTGGTCTGGGCCATCTTGGCAAACGTCACCCGCACCAGCTCTCCGGTGGGCAGCAGCAGCGCGTGGCGATTGGACGTGCGCTGGTCTACAACCCGCCGGTGATTTTGCTGGATGAACCGCTCTCTAACCTCGACGCCAAGCTGCGAGAAGAGGCCCGCGTGTTCCTCCGCGAACTGATTATCAAGCTCGGGTTATCCGCGCTCATGGTGACGCACGACCAGAACGAAGCGATGTCCATCTCCGACCGCATCCTGCTGCTGAACAACGGCAAAATTGAGCAACAGGGTACGCCGCAGGAGATGTACGGCTCGCCGAAGACGCTGTTTACCGCCGAGTTTATGGGCAGCAACAATCGCCTGCACGGCAAGGTCACCGAAGTACGCGACGGCAAAGCGCGTATTGAAGGGAAAGGCTGGGTGCTGTGGGGCCAGGCCGGTGAAGGGGTGCAGAGCGGTAAAGAAGCCACGGCGGTGATCCGCGTCGAGCGCGTCGCGGTGGTTGAGGGGCCAGGGGAAAATCAGCTTGAGCTACCGCTGCTCACCAGCATGTATCTCGGCGACCGGTGGGAGTACCTGTTCCGCACCGTGGGTGATGATTTTGTCATTCGTGCTTATGGGCATGAGGTTCGGGATCCGCAGCACTGCCATCTTTCGCTGCCGGAGAAGCATGTTTGGGTGTTTCCGAAAGGGTGA
- the yjdI gene encoding 4Fe-4S mono-cluster protein YjdI — MDKELLDAGYRAYTGEKIDVYFNTGICKHSGNCVRGSAKLFNLKRKPWIIPDEVDVETVVRVIDTCPSGALKYRQK; from the coding sequence ATGGATAAAGAACTACTGGATGCGGGCTACCGGGCCTATACCGGCGAGAAAATTGACGTTTACTTCAATACCGGGATCTGCAAACACTCAGGTAACTGCGTGCGTGGGAGCGCAAAGCTGTTTAATCTGAAACGTAAGCCGTGGATCATTCCCGATGAAGTGGACGTTGAAACGGTTGTACGCGTGATTGATACCTGCCCGAGCGGTGCGCTGAAGTATCGCCAAAAATAA
- a CDS encoding ABC transporter permease yields the protein MNTLRRKWQSLPRGIVVLITALVIYTPLSFIVIQSFLSAPFFSPSKEWSFESFEFIFTDPDFYKALKSGFILAFGLVFISIPLGGVLAFLMVRTDLPGRRLIEPLILVPIFVSPMVLGFGYVVAAGPVGFLSQWAQALIGFVPWNIYDMSSIVVIAGLTHVPHAYLYISSALRSVGSDVEEAARTAGASPWQVMTSVSLPMVRPSILYATVLLFFLGLEVFGLMLVLGDPEGNMVLATYLYKLTNKMGTPSYNLMAAVAVVLICITIPLVMLQRRLMRTANRFVTMKGKASQARALPLGKWRWVAGGVIAFWLTVTIGVPLLGVVLRAFISNWGVGVSLWDELSLNTFRTIWAQPNLLRAIVNSMAIGVIGGALAVVCYLFVGIAMHRKPDNTTRFLDYSVLVPRAVPGLLAGLAFLWVFLFLPMWLDNSLKSGWLSGFAWTDWMRENVIVWLRSLRSTIFSVWLAYTVVWMAYGLRLISSTLLQVGPELEEAARSTGATRGQITRHVTIPLSRYGLIGSWLLMFLIFEREYSTGVYLLSPGTETIGSMLVSLWAAGAIDIVAALSFINILLVVVGLGIALRFGVKIHD from the coding sequence ATGAATACATTACGCAGAAAGTGGCAAAGCCTGCCGCGAGGCATCGTCGTGCTGATAACCGCCCTGGTTATCTACACCCCGCTGTCGTTTATCGTGATACAGAGCTTCCTGTCCGCCCCGTTCTTTTCGCCGTCAAAAGAGTGGAGCTTTGAATCATTTGAGTTTATTTTCACCGACCCTGATTTTTATAAAGCCCTGAAAAGCGGCTTTATTCTTGCTTTCGGGCTGGTCTTTATCTCCATTCCGCTGGGCGGCGTGCTGGCGTTTCTGATGGTGCGTACCGACCTGCCCGGCCGCCGGCTGATTGAGCCGCTGATCCTGGTCCCGATCTTCGTTTCACCGATGGTGCTGGGCTTTGGCTACGTGGTGGCCGCCGGTCCGGTGGGCTTTCTCTCCCAGTGGGCTCAGGCGCTGATTGGCTTTGTGCCGTGGAATATCTACGACATGTCGAGCATTGTGGTCATTGCCGGCCTGACGCACGTCCCGCACGCCTATCTGTATATCTCGTCAGCGCTGCGCAGCGTGGGCTCCGATGTGGAAGAAGCCGCGCGCACCGCGGGCGCGTCGCCCTGGCAGGTGATGACCTCCGTCAGCCTGCCGATGGTGCGCCCGTCCATTCTGTACGCCACCGTGCTGCTGTTCTTCCTCGGGCTGGAAGTGTTCGGCCTGATGCTGGTCCTCGGCGATCCGGAAGGCAACATGGTACTGGCGACCTATCTCTATAAACTGACGAACAAGATGGGCACCCCATCCTATAACCTGATGGCAGCGGTTGCCGTGGTGCTGATCTGCATCACCATCCCGCTGGTGATGCTCCAGCGTCGCCTGATGCGCACCGCCAACCGCTTCGTTACCATGAAGGGCAAGGCCTCGCAGGCCCGCGCGCTGCCGCTGGGTAAATGGCGCTGGGTGGCTGGCGGAGTGATTGCCTTCTGGCTCACCGTCACCATCGGCGTTCCGCTGCTCGGCGTGGTATTGCGCGCGTTTATCTCCAACTGGGGCGTGGGCGTTTCGCTGTGGGACGAGCTTTCTCTGAACACCTTCCGCACCATCTGGGCGCAGCCCAACCTGCTGCGCGCTATCGTCAACTCCATGGCGATTGGCGTGATTGGCGGCGCGCTGGCCGTGGTGTGCTACCTGTTTGTCGGCATTGCCATGCACCGCAAGCCGGATAACACCACGCGTTTCCTCGACTACAGCGTGCTGGTGCCGCGCGCCGTGCCTGGCCTGCTGGCGGGTCTGGCGTTCCTGTGGGTATTCCTGTTCCTGCCGATGTGGCTGGATAACTCCCTGAAATCCGGCTGGCTTTCCGGGTTCGCATGGACCGACTGGATGCGCGAAAACGTCATCGTCTGGCTGCGTTCGCTGCGCAGCACCATTTTCAGCGTCTGGCTGGCCTATACCGTGGTGTGGATGGCTTACGGGCTGAGGCTTATCTCTTCCACGCTGCTGCAGGTGGGGCCGGAGCTTGAAGAAGCGGCGCGCAGCACCGGGGCGACGCGCGGGCAGATCACCCGCCACGTCACCATCCCCCTCTCCCGCTACGGTCTTATCGGTTCGTGGCTGCTGATGTTCCTGATCTTTGAGCGCGAATATTCAACGGGTGTGTACCTGCTTTCACCCGGCACGGAGACCATCGGCTCGATGCTGGTTTCCCTCTGGGCCGCGGGTGCCATCGATATCGTGGCGGCGCTCTCTTTCATTAACATCCTGCTGGTCGTGGTAGGTCTGGGCATTGCCCTTCGTTTCGGAGTGAAAATACATGATTGA
- a CDS encoding GNAT family N-acetyltransferase produces MDILEGHNKFYVNDANGNQVAEIVFVPTGEHLSIIEHTDVDESLKGQGVGKQLVAKVVEKMRGENRKIIPLCPFAKHEFDKTREYDDIRA; encoded by the coding sequence ATGGATATTCTGGAAGGCCATAACAAGTTTTACGTGAATGATGCGAACGGCAACCAGGTCGCGGAGATTGTCTTCGTGCCGACCGGCGAGCACCTGAGCATTATCGAGCACACCGACGTGGATGAGAGCCTGAAAGGGCAGGGCGTCGGTAAACAGCTGGTGGCGAAAGTGGTGGAGAAGATGCGCGGTGAGAACCGCAAAATTATTCCCCTGTGCCCGTTCGCGAAGCATGAGTTTGATAAAACGCGGGAATATGACGATATTCGGGCGTAA